In one Halorubrum sp. CBA1229 genomic region, the following are encoded:
- a CDS encoding helix-hairpin-helix domain-containing protein: MSERDRFTFDAGATRFAETFQLEEIPQLDVDKFETVERAAVERLVTEQQESLVRLQADVLDVRSERTALERQLSKVEAQREELRERVGELEAQRPAVEPKQVFSNLGAALEEVDDDLASERYRVDDVDFTLKTNVIQTDDGIRMHLPSLDESSVSANLSEVSFRLRAPRGEPEAAGPTYTDVPDLRGQPHEVAARRLAAADLTVGAVERAVDPDAPPGTVVEQFPEPYAVAEPGSPVDLVLAEAPESESGAASESSSATEPNAEPTPEPDADAGSEGDDAGSSPSDDADRSESPEADDERARMEAFRRAIVDVAPENGDAVVERLQRAGVTDLESLIALDPEELAAELSIPVEQIVALQRRLGGGDPIALEAVSGIGPTYAGRLREKGVRNVSQLAALDPETVAEITRASTSRAAGWIEEATELAGAR; the protein is encoded by the coding sequence ATGAGCGAACGCGATCGGTTCACGTTCGACGCCGGCGCGACTCGCTTCGCCGAGACGTTCCAGCTGGAGGAGATCCCGCAACTCGACGTCGACAAGTTCGAGACGGTCGAGCGGGCGGCGGTCGAACGGCTCGTCACCGAACAGCAGGAGTCGCTCGTTCGCCTGCAGGCGGACGTGCTGGACGTTCGCAGCGAGCGGACCGCCCTCGAACGCCAGCTCTCGAAGGTCGAGGCCCAGCGCGAGGAGCTGCGGGAGCGGGTCGGAGAGCTGGAGGCCCAGCGACCGGCGGTGGAGCCGAAACAGGTCTTCTCGAACCTCGGCGCGGCGCTCGAAGAGGTCGACGACGACTTGGCGAGCGAGCGCTATCGCGTCGACGACGTCGACTTCACGCTCAAGACGAACGTGATCCAGACCGACGACGGAATCCGGATGCACCTGCCGTCGCTGGACGAGTCGTCGGTGTCGGCGAACCTCAGCGAGGTCTCGTTCCGGCTGCGGGCGCCTCGCGGCGAGCCGGAGGCCGCCGGTCCGACGTACACCGACGTACCGGACCTGCGGGGGCAGCCGCACGAAGTCGCGGCACGCCGGCTCGCCGCGGCGGACCTGACTGTCGGCGCGGTCGAGCGCGCCGTCGATCCGGACGCTCCACCGGGGACCGTCGTCGAACAGTTCCCCGAGCCGTACGCCGTCGCCGAACCAGGGTCGCCGGTCGACCTCGTCCTCGCCGAGGCGCCGGAGAGCGAGTCGGGGGCGGCGAGCGAGTCGAGTTCGGCGACCGAGCCGAACGCGGAACCGACACCCGAGCCCGACGCCGACGCGGGAAGCGAGGGCGACGACGCGGGCTCGTCGCCGTCCGACGACGCCGACCGGTCGGAGAGTCCCGAGGCCGACGACGAGCGAGCCCGCATGGAGGCGTTCAGACGGGCTATCGTCGACGTGGCCCCCGAGAACGGGGACGCTGTCGTCGAACGGCTTCAGCGAGCCGGCGTCACGGACCTCGAGTCGCTGATCGCGTTAGATCCCGAAGAGCTCGCCGCGGAGCTGTCGATCCCCGTCGAGCAGATCGTCGCACTCCAGCGGCGGCTGGGCGGCGGCGATCCGATCGCGCTCGAAGCGGTCTCCGGGATCGGCCCGACGTACGCGGGCCGACTTCGTGAGAAGGGCGTCCGGAACGTCTCGCAGCTGGCGGCGCTCGACCCGGAGACCGTCGCCGAGATCACCCGGGCGTCGACGAGCAGGGCCGCCGGCTGGATCGAGGAGGCGACGGAACTGGCGGGGGCCCGATGA
- a CDS encoding universal stress protein: MTLVVVPVRFPPSSHSEATLREAVRVAEERGADLTVLHVDLYQNSGGVSRSDLKRAVENRIGKVDRARYVVRRGFLVEETILEEIVAEKADVVVIGSKQAGRWRRMVQKLLSDPDIDAFLRSELDCTVITVAADGETTSNEAEDDGSGAPLPNDGDD, from the coding sequence ATGACTCTTGTCGTGGTCCCGGTCCGGTTCCCGCCGTCGTCGCATTCCGAGGCGACGCTGCGGGAGGCGGTCCGGGTCGCGGAGGAGCGCGGCGCCGACCTCACGGTCCTCCACGTGGACCTCTATCAGAACTCCGGCGGCGTCTCCCGCAGCGACCTCAAGCGCGCCGTCGAGAACCGGATCGGCAAGGTGGACCGGGCTCGGTACGTCGTCCGGCGTGGGTTCCTCGTCGAGGAGACCATCTTGGAGGAGATCGTCGCCGAGAAGGCCGACGTCGTCGTCATCGGCTCGAAGCAGGCGGGTCGCTGGCGGCGGATGGTCCAGAAGCTCCTCTCCGATCCCGACATCGACGCGTTCCTCCGCAGCGAGCTCGACTGCACCGTCATCACGGTCGCGGCCGACGGCGAGACCACGAGCAACGAGGCCGAGGACGACGGGTCCGGCGCCCCGCTGCCCAACGACGGCGACGACTGA
- a CDS encoding DJ-1/PfpI family protein — MDVDVLLYDGFDELDGIGPYEVFDYALGYAAEGGDRAGRVRYVTLDERESVTASHGTRVGVDATMPGPDAGEAPDLLVVPGGGWNARDEEASAWAEAQKGDVPRALAAHHAAGTRIASVCTGSMLLAEAGVTDGRRAVTHAGAIDELRESGAEVVDARVVDDGDLLTAGGVTSGIDLALYIVEREFGREIADRVATVIEYERRYAVAGPDGESAERSE, encoded by the coding sequence ATGGACGTCGACGTGCTGCTGTACGACGGCTTCGACGAGTTGGACGGGATCGGCCCGTACGAGGTGTTCGACTACGCGCTGGGCTACGCCGCCGAGGGCGGGGACCGCGCCGGGCGCGTCCGGTACGTGACCCTCGACGAGCGCGAGTCGGTGACCGCGAGCCACGGGACGCGCGTCGGCGTGGACGCGACTATGCCCGGACCGGACGCCGGCGAGGCCCCCGACCTGCTGGTCGTCCCCGGCGGCGGGTGGAACGCCCGCGACGAGGAGGCGAGCGCGTGGGCGGAGGCGCAGAAGGGGGACGTGCCCCGCGCGCTCGCCGCCCACCACGCGGCCGGCACGCGCATCGCCTCGGTGTGTACCGGGTCGATGCTGCTCGCGGAGGCCGGCGTCACCGACGGGCGGCGCGCGGTCACCCACGCCGGCGCGATCGACGAACTGCGCGAGTCCGGCGCCGAGGTCGTTGACGCGCGCGTCGTCGACGACGGCGACCTGCTCACCGCGGGCGGCGTAACCTCCGGTATCGATCTGGCCTTATATATCGTCGAGCGGGAGTTCGGCCGGGAGATCGCCGACCGCGTCGCCACCGTCATCGAGTACGAGCGTCGGTACGCGGTCGCCGGTCCGGACGGGGAGAGCGCCGAGCGGTCGGAGTAG
- a CDS encoding SCO family protein → MQRRAVLGGIAAATIGATAGCTSVLGGEPEGVVLGPQEDQLADSEDLAYPAYGEPLPAFELRDPIAGITIDSEALNRTAIVTGVFTYCPVECGILLRRLVGVQRRVADAGLTDETVFLPITFDPERDDAAALRENAETIGVDLDAGNWHYLRPESPERAKAIVEDRLGIGFEKTTESERLPGYDFTHAVVTLLVNPDGIVERAYRGEQIDRDRVAGDIETVVEAFDEE, encoded by the coding sequence ATGCAACGGCGAGCGGTACTCGGCGGAATCGCCGCGGCGACGATCGGCGCGACCGCCGGATGCACGTCGGTGCTCGGCGGCGAGCCAGAAGGTGTCGTGCTCGGGCCGCAGGAAGACCAGCTCGCGGACAGCGAGGACCTCGCGTACCCCGCGTACGGCGAGCCGCTCCCCGCGTTCGAGCTGCGCGACCCGATCGCCGGGATCACCATCGACAGCGAGGCGCTTAACCGCACCGCGATCGTGACCGGGGTGTTCACCTACTGCCCCGTGGAGTGCGGGATCCTCCTGCGGCGACTGGTCGGCGTCCAGCGACGCGTCGCCGACGCTGGACTGACCGACGAGACGGTGTTCCTCCCGATCACGTTCGACCCCGAACGCGACGACGCGGCGGCGCTCCGCGAGAACGCCGAGACGATCGGCGTCGACCTCGACGCGGGCAACTGGCACTACCTCCGCCCGGAGAGCCCGGAGCGGGCGAAGGCGATCGTCGAAGACCGGCTCGGGATCGGCTTCGAGAAGACGACCGAGAGCGAGCGGCTCCCCGGCTACGACTTCACGCACGCCGTCGTCACCCTGCTCGTCAACCCCGACGGGATCGTGGAGCGCGCGTACCGCGGCGAGCAGATCGACCGCGACCGCGTCGCCGGCGACATCGAGACGGTCGTCGAGGCGTTCGACGAGGAGTGA
- a CDS encoding sulfite exporter TauE/SafE family protein codes for MRELEGGVDSLDVTSHVPATATCEPAGTIHSAEPLSLGVFLLVGLLGGAHCIGMCGPLVSTYADRLRDGAAGDGADRGASGSGGRGRAGGRGDLTVRQVRQHALFNLGRTASYAAIGGLFGLAGSLAFVTGRTVTTVADDVHALTGLVVGAVVVAIGVRYALRLELQRIPVPGIEAASGVVTDRIVPRVDAWVGNWRIVGLGAAHGLLPCPLLYPAFLYAFVQGSALGGAAALAALGLGTVPAMFLFGTAFGSVSVETRMRLHRALGVAFVALGYIPLQHGLATLGVPLPHLPIPYYSPL; via the coding sequence ATGCGTGAACTCGAGGGCGGCGTCGACTCGCTCGACGTGACGTCGCACGTCCCCGCGACGGCGACGTGTGAGCCCGCGGGGACGATCCACTCGGCGGAGCCGCTGAGCCTCGGCGTGTTCCTGCTCGTGGGGCTCCTCGGCGGCGCACACTGTATCGGCATGTGCGGCCCGCTCGTCTCGACGTACGCGGACCGACTGCGGGACGGCGCCGCCGGCGACGGCGCCGACCGCGGCGCGAGCGGCTCCGGCGGCCGCGGTCGCGCCGGCGGCCGCGGTGATCTCACCGTGCGACAGGTGCGCCAGCACGCGCTGTTCAACCTCGGGCGGACCGCGAGCTACGCCGCGATCGGGGGCCTGTTCGGCCTCGCCGGGAGCCTCGCGTTCGTCACGGGTCGCACCGTGACGACGGTCGCCGACGACGTGCACGCGCTCACCGGCCTCGTGGTCGGGGCGGTCGTCGTCGCGATCGGCGTGCGGTACGCCCTCCGACTGGAACTGCAGCGGATCCCGGTCCCCGGGATCGAGGCCGCCTCCGGGGTCGTCACGGATCGGATCGTCCCCCGGGTCGACGCGTGGGTCGGTAACTGGCGGATCGTCGGGCTCGGCGCCGCGCACGGGCTCCTGCCGTGTCCCCTGTTGTACCCGGCGTTCCTGTACGCGTTCGTGCAGGGGAGCGCGCTCGGCGGCGCGGCCGCGCTCGCCGCGTTGGGCCTCGGAACCGTGCCAGCGATGTTCCTCTTCGGCACCGCGTTCGGGTCGGTGAGCGTCGAGACCCGCATGCGGCTCCACCGGGCGCTGGGCGTCGCCTTCGTCGCCCTCGGCTACATCCCGCTCCAGCACGGGCTCGCGACGCTCGGCGTCCCGCTGCCGCACCTGCCGATCCCGTACTACTCGCCTTTATAA
- a CDS encoding helix-turn-helix domain-containing protein, whose translation MSDTRARVRRHVRDTPGVHFNRVSRDLDIATGQAQYHLRRLVSDDEVAVERIGGRAHYFDPAFDPWERRAVAFLRRETARGILVRLHAEGPTRPATLADELDLARSTVSWHVSNLAESGIVERSDDSPMRVSLARPEQTAALLDEVSGSLPDRIVDRFVRTVDSLLE comes from the coding sequence ATGTCGGACACCAGAGCCCGGGTCCGTCGACACGTCCGCGACACGCCCGGCGTCCACTTCAACCGGGTGAGCCGCGACCTCGACATCGCCACCGGACAGGCGCAGTACCATCTCCGCCGCCTCGTGAGCGACGACGAGGTCGCCGTCGAGCGGATCGGCGGCCGCGCCCACTACTTCGACCCGGCGTTCGACCCGTGGGAGCGACGGGCCGTCGCCTTCCTCCGTCGCGAGACCGCCCGCGGGATCCTCGTCCGGCTCCACGCCGAGGGGCCGACCCGCCCCGCGACGCTCGCCGACGAGCTGGACCTCGCGCGGAGCACCGTCTCGTGGCACGTCTCTAACCTGGCCGAAAGCGGGATCGTCGAGCGGTCCGACGACAGCCCGATGCGCGTCTCGCTCGCGCGCCCCGAGCAGACCGCGGCGCTCCTCGACGAGGTGTCGGGGTCGCTCCCGGACCGGATCGTCGATCGGTTCGTTCGGACCGTCGACAGCCTCCTCGAGTGA
- a CDS encoding copper ABC transporter permease — translation MSGRLSAVATVFRRELATVIRTPGYGVLAVGLFVALGGLLAAGGGGATGFVPAVVDLLLPTEALVPLVAVVLGYRALLTDAASGELAVIRTYPVRVGEYVAGVLLARTVALVAVVGVPYAVIGGVVWLTAAPDTGIFATHSGVDSPLLYLRFLAFVLLLGAAYVSLAAAVSALAASRRSAIALGVLALVGGVLGGDLVLLRSLAAGASPTTVPASIALAPNGAFRGLVFEHVIGVAFAPEGGFVATGLAVGSLVGWTLLGVAVAGATLAFGRRVDAAIERVRRGIGD, via the coding sequence ATGAGCGGCCGCCTCTCGGCTGTCGCGACCGTGTTCCGCCGCGAGCTCGCGACGGTGATCCGAACCCCCGGCTACGGCGTGTTGGCGGTCGGACTGTTCGTCGCCCTCGGCGGACTCCTCGCCGCGGGCGGGGGCGGCGCGACCGGCTTCGTGCCGGCGGTCGTCGACCTGCTCCTCCCGACCGAGGCCTTAGTCCCGCTCGTCGCGGTGGTGTTGGGCTACCGCGCGCTGCTCACCGACGCCGCGAGCGGCGAGCTCGCGGTGATCCGGACCTACCCGGTCCGCGTCGGCGAGTACGTCGCGGGGGTGTTGCTGGCGCGGACGGTCGCGCTCGTCGCCGTCGTCGGCGTCCCGTACGCGGTCATCGGGGGGGTCGTCTGGCTGACCGCCGCGCCGGACACGGGGATCTTCGCGACGCATTCGGGGGTCGACTCGCCGCTGTTGTACCTGCGGTTCCTCGCGTTCGTCCTCCTCTTAGGCGCGGCGTACGTGTCGCTCGCGGCGGCCGTCTCGGCGCTCGCCGCGAGCCGCCGCAGCGCGATCGCGCTCGGCGTTCTCGCCTTGGTGGGGGGCGTGCTCGGCGGCGACCTCGTCCTGCTCCGGTCGCTCGCGGCCGGGGCGTCGCCGACGACGGTCCCCGCCTCCATCGCGCTCGCGCCGAACGGAGCGTTCCGCGGGCTCGTGTTCGAGCACGTGATCGGGGTCGCCTTCGCCCCGGAGGGCGGGTTCGTCGCCACCGGACTGGCGGTCGGGTCGCTGGTCGGCTGGACGCTCCTCGGCGTCGCCGTCGCGGGCGCGACGCTCGCGTTCGGTCGCCGCGTCGACGCCGCGATCGAACGCGTTCGCAGGGGGATCGGGGACTGA
- a CDS encoding ABC transporter ATP-binding protein, whose product MPDDLVASLSEVARTYGGVRVLDDVSIDFEPGVTAVVGPNGSGKSTLQRILVGATEPTAGEVRYPGATGPKPIGYLPQRVPFRDGFTARETLAFYARLVDDDPDAALERVGLVDAGGRRVEALSGGMRRLLGIAQAVLGDPSLVVLDEPASGLDPGMRERAFRAAARRADGDTAVVVSSHALDLVDAHADRVVILGQGRVAAAGALDRLLEERDVADASELYRAVIESTGARASDEGDAGDGGGGDGDPTEGDGEREESDDAERDVHVTGVSDR is encoded by the coding sequence ATGCCTGACGACCTCGTCGCGAGCCTCTCCGAGGTGGCTCGGACGTACGGCGGCGTCCGAGTGCTCGACGACGTGTCGATCGACTTCGAGCCGGGCGTTACCGCCGTCGTCGGCCCGAACGGTTCCGGGAAATCGACGTTACAGCGGATCCTGGTCGGCGCGACGGAGCCGACCGCGGGCGAGGTCCGGTACCCCGGTGCGACCGGCCCGAAGCCGATCGGCTACCTCCCGCAGCGGGTCCCGTTTCGGGACGGGTTCACCGCCCGCGAGACGCTCGCGTTCTACGCGCGGCTCGTCGACGACGACCCCGACGCGGCGCTGGAGCGGGTCGGGCTCGTCGACGCGGGCGGTAGGCGCGTCGAGGCGCTCTCGGGCGGGATGCGTCGCCTGCTTGGCATCGCACAGGCGGTCTTAGGTGACCCATCGCTCGTGGTCCTCGACGAGCCGGCGAGCGGGCTCGACCCCGGGATGCGCGAGCGCGCCTTCCGCGCGGCCGCCCGGCGCGCCGACGGCGACACCGCGGTCGTCGTCTCCTCGCACGCGCTCGACCTCGTCGACGCACACGCCGACCGCGTCGTGATCCTGGGACAGGGGCGTGTCGCCGCCGCGGGGGCGCTGGACCGACTCCTCGAGGAGCGCGACGTGGCCGACGCGAGCGAGCTCTACCGCGCCGTGATTGAGAGTACCGGAGCGCGGGCGAGCGACGAGGGAGACGCGGGCGACGGGGGCGGCGGTGACGGCGATCCAACGGAGGGAGACGGCGAGCGCGAGGAGAGCGACGACGCGGAGCGGGACGTCCACGTCACGGGGGTGTCCGACCGATGA
- a CDS encoding NosD domain-containing protein, with translation MTRFDPYGEPSLPVRLAVAALVLAAAAATAGAFVADPESAAPSPVAYDDVVELGLSSETDALMAGSATIPRTQVFYSQLQYVVGYNGVESFAAALDDGRTERQFGYPVVAYVETFDDARPGTTESGLFDAELAGEWTPAPEAMYVVGSDARSPAGETVVPFRERGAAEAFTADHGGRVVDWEAVRSRSFDVDSAAAVRGMAPDRWNAADERIAAAERRADRPVSVVVGEDAPTIEAALAAAPPNTTVVVPPGTYEETLTVTESVTIAGDDARISGDGNGSVITVRAPDVAITGIAVDGSGGETRDPEAAREDRDPEDGAWDTNIQLGYGHGDAGIRAIGAPGLFVDDVTVEANASGLLLREGSRAAVRDLRVDGADEWQDGFMGVTGMGSRVTVTDSAFAGGRDGIYLHRADGSVVRNSSFADNRYGVHLMYTSDALIADNAFRDELFGGITVMTRPSGNAIVGNDVRNSSAGIQASGTRAYLGYNTLVGNELGFSTSSRGSLYERNVAANNELGARATTVVPSSRVVANDFVGNADHAAAGAGALRVWADGDRGNYWEGANVGIHEPGERAYRPTSPVDGALHREVAVVGVRESPAVALLDRLRGTVPGARSGSIIDPAPATEPYSPDRVDAALDPGAGPVHADWRARFDERAGSGAAGSPTETARSATSGAATNRTVTSGVADA, from the coding sequence GTGACGCGTTTCGATCCCTACGGCGAACCGTCGCTCCCGGTTCGGCTCGCTGTCGCGGCGCTCGTCCTCGCCGCCGCGGCCGCGACGGCGGGGGCGTTCGTCGCCGACCCGGAGTCGGCCGCGCCGTCGCCGGTCGCCTACGACGACGTCGTCGAGCTCGGCCTCTCCTCCGAGACGGACGCGCTGATGGCGGGGTCGGCGACGATCCCCCGGACCCAGGTCTTCTACTCGCAGCTCCAGTACGTCGTCGGCTACAACGGCGTCGAGTCGTTCGCGGCGGCGCTCGACGACGGCCGGACGGAACGGCAGTTCGGCTACCCGGTCGTCGCCTACGTCGAGACGTTCGACGACGCGCGGCCGGGGACGACCGAGAGCGGCCTGTTCGACGCCGAGCTGGCCGGCGAGTGGACCCCGGCGCCGGAGGCGATGTACGTCGTCGGGAGCGACGCCCGGAGCCCGGCCGGGGAGACGGTCGTTCCGTTCCGGGAGCGGGGCGCCGCCGAAGCGTTCACCGCCGACCACGGCGGACGGGTGGTGGACTGGGAGGCGGTCCGGAGCCGGTCGTTCGACGTGGACTCCGCGGCGGCGGTGCGCGGGATGGCTCCCGACCGGTGGAACGCGGCCGACGAGCGGATCGCGGCCGCCGAGCGCCGCGCCGACCGGCCGGTCTCCGTCGTCGTCGGCGAGGACGCGCCGACGATCGAGGCGGCGCTCGCGGCCGCGCCGCCGAACACGACCGTCGTCGTCCCGCCGGGGACCTACGAGGAGACGCTGACGGTGACCGAGTCGGTCACGATCGCCGGCGACGACGCGCGGATCAGCGGTGACGGGAACGGGTCGGTGATCACGGTGCGAGCGCCGGACGTGGCGATCACCGGAATCGCGGTGGACGGGAGCGGGGGCGAGACGCGCGACCCGGAGGCGGCGCGCGAGGACCGCGACCCCGAGGACGGGGCGTGGGACACTAACATCCAGCTCGGGTACGGCCACGGCGACGCGGGGATCCGCGCGATCGGCGCGCCGGGGCTCTTCGTCGACGACGTGACCGTCGAGGCGAACGCGAGCGGTCTGCTCCTGCGGGAGGGCTCGCGCGCCGCGGTCCGGGACCTCCGCGTCGACGGGGCGGACGAGTGGCAGGACGGGTTCATGGGGGTCACCGGCATGGGGTCGCGGGTGACCGTGACCGACAGCGCGTTCGCTGGCGGCCGCGACGGGATCTACCTCCACCGCGCCGACGGCTCGGTCGTCCGGAACTCGTCGTTCGCGGACAACCGCTACGGCGTCCACCTCATGTACACGAGCGACGCGCTGATCGCCGACAACGCCTTCCGGGACGAGCTGTTCGGCGGGATCACGGTGATGACGCGACCCTCGGGCAACGCGATCGTCGGCAACGACGTGCGGAACTCCAGCGCGGGGATCCAGGCGTCGGGGACCCGGGCGTACCTCGGCTACAACACCCTCGTCGGCAACGAGCTCGGCTTCTCGACCAGCTCGCGCGGGTCGCTGTACGAGCGCAACGTCGCCGCGAACAACGAGCTCGGGGCCCGCGCGACCACGGTCGTCCCGTCGAGCCGAGTCGTCGCGAACGACTTCGTCGGCAACGCGGACCACGCGGCCGCCGGGGCGGGCGCGCTCCGGGTCTGGGCCGACGGCGACCGCGGGAACTACTGGGAGGGGGCGAACGTCGGGATCCACGAGCCCGGCGAGCGCGCGTACCGCCCGACCTCGCCAGTCGACGGCGCGCTCCACCGCGAGGTCGCCGTGGTCGGCGTGCGCGAGTCGCCCGCGGTCGCCCTCCTCGACCGCCTCCGCGGGACGGTCCCCGGCGCGCGCTCGGGGAGCATCATCGACCCGGCGCCGGCGACCGAGCCGTACTCGCCCGACAGAGTCGACGCCGCCCTCGATCCGGGCGCGGGGCCGGTCCACGCCGACTGGCGCGCCCGATTCGACGAGCGAGCGGGGAGCGGAGCCGCTGGATCCCCGACCGAAACCGCTCGGAGCGCGACGAGCGGGGCGGCGACGAACCGGACCGTGACGAGCGGGGTGGCGGATGCCTGA
- a CDS encoding nitrous oxide reductase accessory protein NosL → MTEHQRQSVSRRSLLAGVGAGLSLAAAGCLGEESASITPISLDGERACDECGMIVEDHPGPVGQIHFEDDEPEGGRPGQFCSSVCTYTYLFDAEDAGRTPLATFLTDYSLVDQEVFEEGSDTMFSSHVESEAFSRTTELTVVARSEVVGAMGPELIPFSEADDVDSFVEEYGGEPMAATDVERSTLEAL, encoded by the coding sequence ATGACCGAACACCAGCGTCAGTCGGTGTCGCGTCGGAGTCTTCTCGCCGGGGTCGGCGCGGGCCTCTCGCTCGCGGCCGCCGGCTGTCTGGGCGAGGAGAGCGCGTCGATCACGCCGATCTCGCTCGACGGGGAGCGCGCCTGCGACGAGTGCGGCATGATAGTCGAGGACCACCCCGGTCCGGTCGGGCAGATCCACTTCGAGGACGACGAGCCCGAGGGCGGCCGACCGGGACAGTTCTGCAGCAGCGTCTGCACGTACACCTACCTGTTCGACGCCGAGGACGCGGGCCGGACCCCGCTGGCGACGTTCCTCACCGACTACTCGCTCGTCGACCAGGAGGTGTTCGAGGAGGGCTCCGACACGATGTTCTCCTCACACGTCGAGAGCGAGGCGTTCTCGCGGACGACGGAGCTCACGGTCGTCGCGCGCAGCGAGGTCGTCGGCGCCATGGGCCCCGAACTGATCCCGTTCAGCGAGGCGGACGACGTCGACTCCTTCGTCGAGGAGTACGGGGGCGAACCGATGGCGGCGACTGACGTGGAACGGTCGACGCTCGAAGCCTTATAA